From a single Lytechinus pictus isolate F3 Inbred unplaced genomic scaffold, Lp3.0 scaffold_19, whole genome shotgun sequence genomic region:
- the LOC129260847 gene encoding monocarboxylate transporter 9-like, with protein MARPGARIILAARFSFFCMEIGLAKSFGVLIPELEEQLQTSNAIIGLITSLSLATMYLGSPISKMLIHRCARPRILTTLSGFAAGCALIGTAFTRNLILMSILFMVVGLCCSVVNLQALVLLHEYYQEQFPFASCISVLGIPFGAVVLPPVTEKLLEQYGLSGTLLVMGALVLNMLPIGLVLRDPRNSPRTQSPVEEREKEQFMQVITSGTEEYDQITSSENNGVGSQHDQRDDHLMIKSGQRQAAEDDGVIQCQGPELSSETFVASIRDLKRTQVEEPEIYPDKRDMIGQLSQYSASSSLVRTTDGSMVSPCLALFHFDVLTKEPLFSLLFLPSVLLTFLVTGGWALFIVKYAVEHGIDIARGTYLATSGAVSGIVSSVVMSIGLRYRPAWSPQYLLWNQILPTAMFFFQILHSSYIYLVVMSFLIGFGLFGANVTVEAVMSEIVQSKNFPDASSIFYLCIGIGYILSGYVAGFVRDQTGDIELLFVFLGVTSLISCCLTLATIIVLRRKRKGQSSDSGINTRDKGTYKEPVSQQSDENDDFL; from the exons ATGGCAAGACCAGGAGCAAGAATAATCCTTGCAGCCAGGTTCTCCTTCTTCTGCATGGAGATTGGACTGGCCAAGTCATTTGGGGTTCTCATCCCCGAATTGGAAGAACAGCTTCAGACGTCGAACGCCATCATTGGTCTCATCACATCTCTATCACTGGCCACAATGTATCTAGGAT CGCCAATATCGAAGATGCTTATTCATCGATGCGCCCGTCCTCGTATCTTAACAACTCTATCCGGCTTTGCTGCAGGATGTGCTTTGATTGGTACAGCATTCACTAGAAATCTTATCCTCATGAGTATTCTCTTCATGGTCGTTG GATTGTGCTGCTCCGTGGTAAATCTTCAAGCACTTGTTCTCCTACACGAATACTACCAAGAACAATTCCCATTTGCAAGTTGCATCTCCGTACTTGGTATCCCGTTTGGTGCCGTTGTCTTACCCCCGGTTACAGAGAAACTCCTGGAGCAGTATGGATTGAGTGGGACCCTACTGGTAATGGGAGCGTTGGTCCTCAACATGCTTCCAATTGGACTGGTTCTTAGGGATCCAAGAAACAGTCCAAGAACTCAAAGTCCGGTGGAGGAGCGAGAGAAGGAACAATTTATGCAGGTGATAACATCTGGAACGGAAGAATATGATCAAATAACATCGAGCGAAAATAATGGAGTTGGCAGTCAACATGATCAAAGAGATGACCACTTAATGATCAAAAGTGGACAGAGGCAAGCAGCAGAAGATGATGGTGTCATTCAATGTCAAGGTCCTGAGTTGTCTTCAGAAACTTTTGTTGCATCCATCAGGGATTTAAAGCGTACCCAAGTGGAGGAACCCGAAATATACCCGGATAAAAGGGATATGATCGGACAACTTTCTCAATATTCTGCAAGCTCCAGCCTCGTTCGGACAACAGATGGGTCCATGGTATCACCTTGCTTAGCCCTATTCCATTTCGACGTATTGACAAAAGAACCACTTTTTTCACTCCTCTTTCTTCCAAGCGTCCTTCTGACTTTCTTGGTGACAGGTGGGTGGGCTCTTTTCATTGTCAAATACGCGGTCGAACACGGAATCGACATCGCCCGCGGAACCTACCTCGCTACATCTGGGGCCGTTAGCGGTATCGTGTCATCTGTTGTCATGTCCATTGGTCTGCGCTATCGTCCGGCATGGAGTCCGCAGTACTTGCTCTGGAATCAGATACTACCGACTGCAATGTTTTTCTTTCAGATACTTCACTCCTCGTACATATATCTGGTGGTGATGTCCTTTCTAATCGGCTTTGGACTCTTCGGTGCTAATGTGACCGTCGAAGCGGTTATGTCGGAGATCGTCCAGAGTAAGAACTTTCCAGATGCTAGTAGCATCTTCTACTTGTGTATCGGCATTGGATACATCTTGTCTGGATACGTTGCAG gTTTTGTCCGAGATCAAACCGGTGACATCGAACTCTTATTCGTGTTCCTTGGTGTGACGTCATTGATATCATGCTGTCTGACATTGGCTACCATAATAGTCTTGAGAAGAAAACGAAAAGGGCAAAGCAGTGATTCAGGTATCAATACACGCGATAAAGGGACATACAAGGAACCCGTCTCAcaacaatcagatgaaaatgatgattttcTCTGA
- the LOC129260846 gene encoding coiled-coil domain-containing protein 134-like — protein sequence MKLNEYIVFLSTSMWAGAFLQLVEAREQSAGKPAGGSGGSRDDSEDPDLAKYRELFIERRSQHMPALQSLFESYDYEKQHKMVIMLLEKMEEMLVQSRLFLNEQQFQIGDKFPTDQTMKDTMSLILENVAFVCDIVLRLPDITNKILKKKKEWNSILKWAFEFAQSTGYYDNSHQTLLHLASQQLNFIKRDENFVNPYSKLNQQDMFDIPSKPKKKEKKQKKRGPRISKSEL from the exons ATGAAGTTAAACGAATACATCGTATTTTTGAGCACCAGTATGTGGGCGGGTGCGTTTCTTCAGCTAGTCGAAGCGAGGGAACAGTCGGCGGGGAAACCTGCGGGAGGCAGTGGTGGTTCGCGGGATGATTCAGAAGACCCAGACCTTGCCAAGT ATCGTGAGCTGTTCATTGAGAGACGAAGCCAGCACATGCCTGCCCTTCAGAGTCTGTTTGAATCCTATGATTATGAGAAGCAACATAAGATGGTTATCATGCTGTTGGAGAAGATGGAAGAG ATGCTCGTTCAGTCAAGACTGTTTTTGAACGAACAACAGTTTCAAATTGGAGACAAATTTCCTACAGACCAAACTATGAAAGACA CAATGTCTCTGATTCTGGAAAATGTAGCTTTCGTTTGCGACATCGTACTGAGGTTACCAGATATCACAAACAAGAtactcaaaaagaaaaaagaatggaaCTCTATTCTCAAGTGGGCTTTTGAGTTTGCTCAGAGTACTGGTTACTACGACAACTCCCACCAAACACTGCTTCATCTG GCATCACAACAACTTAATTTTATTAAGAGGGATGAGAATTTTGTAAACCCATACAGCAAATTAAACCAACAGGAT ATGTTTGATATACCATCAAAGCctaagaagaaggagaagaaacagaagaagaGAGGTCCTAGGATCAGTAAGAGTGAATTATAA